A DNA window from Ctenopharyngodon idella isolate HZGC_01 chromosome 10, HZGC01, whole genome shotgun sequence contains the following coding sequences:
- the LOC127520888 gene encoding CD209 antigen-like protein E: protein MKKAETQQRRAELNDRKNIQHYHRIIAEMFNGIYDNVIRTESAGMNRERVVLTVAIYESADCVRDHDFRTETNTHQPLQRTGSDCVKIRSSRAAPVCLVLLCVLLLTAVIVLCVYIHTKSTSLTEERDQLLTKISSLTEERDQLQIIAFKTEKDLLSKNDDLIKCLHEKDGRIYNQSSFYYISSEKKSWTESRKYCTERGADLIIINNKEEQDFVKKMSDGVKVWIGLTDSDVEDTWKWVDDTYLTSNFWGSGEPNGRTGENCVLTDSSGWADYPCHGHYQWICEKTIKTSH from the exons ATGAAAAAAGCAGAAACGCAGCAGAGACGGGCAGAGCTGAATGACAGAAAGAACATTCAACATTATCACAGAATAATAGCAGAAATGTTTAATGGTATTTATGACAATGTAATCAGGACTGAGTCTGCGGGAATGAACAGAGAAAGAGTTGTTTTGACGGTGGCTATCTATGAGAGTGCAGATTGTGTGAGAGATCATGACTTCAGGacagagacaaacacacaccaaCCACTGCAGCGTACAG GAAGTGATTGTGTGAAGATCAGAAGCTCCAGAGCAGCTCCAGTGTGTTTGGTGCTGCTGTGTGTTCTTCTGCTGACTGCAGTCATAGTGCTGTGTGTCTACATCCATACAAAGAGCACAAGCCTCACAGAAGAGAGAGACCAGCTACTAACCAAGATTAGCAGCCTCACAGAAGAGAGAGATCAGCTACAAATCATAGCTTTCAAAACAGAGAAAGATTTATTATCCAAGAATGATGATCTAATAAAATGTCTTCATGAAAAGG ATGGAAGGATTTACAATCAATCCAGTTTTTACTACATTTCATCTGAGAAGAAGAGCTGGACTGAGAGCAGAAAATACTGTACAGAGAGAGGAGCAGATCTGATCATCATTAACAACAAAGAGGAACAA GATTTTGTTAAGAAAATGTCTGATGGTGTTAAAGTCTGGATTGGTCTGACTGACAGTGATGTGGAGGACACATGGAAATGGGTTGATGACACCTACTTGACCTCTAA CTTCTGGGGGTCTGGAGAGCCAAATGGACGTACAGGAGAGAACTGTGTTCTAACTGATTCATCAGGATGGGCTGATTATCCATGTCATGGTCATTATCAATGGATCTGTGAGAAAACCATTAAAACAAGTCATTAA